GCCACGCTTCATCAGGTCGACGAGGTTGGTGCCGCCGGCGATGAACTTGGCATTGGCGTCTTTGGCCACCGCCTCAATGGCGGCCTGCTGCTTGGTGGGGCGGACGTACTGGAACTGGTTCATACTTTTTGCCCTCCGTTTTTCACTTCCTGAATGGCCGCCACAATGTTGGTGTAAGCCCCGCAGCGGCAGATGTTGCCGCTCATGTATTCCCGGATTTCAGCCTCCGAGTCGGCGTGGCCTTCGCGCACGCAGGCCACGGCGCTCATTATCTGGCCGGGCGTACAGTAGCCGCACTGAAAGCCGTCGTGCTTCACAAACGCGGCCTGCATGGGGTGCAGCTTGTCGCCGTCGGCCAGGCCTTCGATGGTCGTGATTTTCTTGCCGTCGTGCATCACCGCGAAGCTCAGGCAGCTGTTCACGCGCTGGCCATCCACGTGCACGGTGCAGGCGCCGCACTGGCCGTAGTCGCAGCCTTTTTTGGTGCCCGTCAGGTTGAGTTGCTCGCGCAGCAAATCGAGCAGGGTGGTGCGGGGCTCCACATTCAGCTTATACTTCTTGCCGTTGATTTCCAGCTTGAGCGGTACTTTTTCGATGGCCGCGGCCACCCGTTCGTCCAGCTCGGCCGTGGCCGCCTGCACCACGGGCGCTGGCACCAGGGCCACGGCCGTGAGCAGCGACGACTGTTTCAGGAAGGTGCGCCGGGCCTCGTCGTGGCTGGGCGGCAGGTTGGGTTCGTGGTTCATAGGGCAGTAGGAGAACAGTTCGATGCAATGGTCAGCAGGGCCGGCCCAGGCGGTGGGCATACGCGGCGGGCGGGGTGCCCGTTGGGCCGAAAGACGCGGAAGCAGCGGCGGAAAGCGCCCCGGCTCCTAGCTATGCGCAACGGTAGCCTTCGAAAGCGCCTGCTGCTGTGGCGCCGGCCGCGCCGTGCTCACCAAGCTTGCCGAACCGCTTTTGCACAACCGTATTCAAGCTACGAATTGTTTTGCAGACGCGCCCGTGCTTGCGTTGCCGAACCGGCCGGACGCCGGCCTGCACCACGCGGCCAGGTGCTACTTTTGGCGCCTGTCGCTTTTATGGTTTTTGTTCCGCTCGGTGAAGCTCCTGATTCTTTTGTGTGGTTTGCTGCTGGGGCTGTGGCCAGTAACTGCCAACGCCCAGGCCAGTGCCAACGACAGCCTACTGACCGAACTAAACCGAGCCCTGGCCCGGAAAAAGACTTACGACGGGCAGCGCCTCAACCGCATTGCCGTGCTCACCGCCGATTTTGCCTCGGCCGAGGTAAACGACAATACCCGGTTTGACCTGGCTCTGCGCATCTACGACGAATACAAAGCCTTTAAGTACGACTCGGCCTTTGTGTATTGCCAGAAAATGCGGCGGCTGGCCAACCGCCTTCACGACCCCGAAAAAATTGAGGTGGCGCAGCTCAAGCTGGCGTTTGTGCTGCTGTCGTCGGGCTTGTTCAAGGAGACGTTCGAAACGCTGGACAGCATCGACGCGCGCCGCCTGACGCGTCCTGACCGGCAAAGCCTCTATTTTCTGAAAGCGCGGGCCTACAGTGATTTGGGCAATTTCAACCAGGACCAAACCTACCGTCCGGCCTACTACGCCAAAGCCCTGGCCTACGCCGACACGGCCCTGCAGTTTTGCCGTCCCGGCTCCTACCAGTGCTTGGAAGTGCAGGAGTTTCGGGCCCAGAAAAACGCGGACCTGGCTGCCGGGGCCGCCGTCTACCGCCAGATTCTGCGGCTGCCGCGTCTCACGCTGCACCAACTGGCCGTGAGCGCCAGCACCACGGCCTACCTCTACGAGCAGGCGGGCCAGCCCGAAAAAGCCTTCGAGCTGCTGCTCGTGTCGGCCATTGCCGACGTGAAATCGGCCACCAAGGAAACCACGGCCATCTTCAAGCTCTCGGACTACTGCTACCGCACCGGCGACCTCAAAAACGCCTACGCCTTCATCCGCGAAGCCCGCGAAAACGCCACGTTTTACAAGGCCCGGCAGCGGCAGATTGAAATCAGCCACGTCTCGTCCATCATCGAGGGACAAAAAATCAATATCATCGAAAGCCAGCGCAAGTCGCTGAAAACCTATGCTATCATCATGACGGTGCTGGCCGGGGTGGTCATTGCCTTCGCGGTGGTGAGTGCGCTGGCCCTGCGCCGGCTGCGCAAAGCCGACCAGCTCGTCTTTGCTGCCAACCGCGAGCTGCAGGCCCGCAACGACGAGCTGCACCAGCTCAACCACGGCCTCAACGAAGCTAACCAGATTAAGGAGGAGTACATCGGCTACTACTTCCACAACAACTCGCAGTACATCGACAAGCTCGAAACCCTCAAGAAGCGCGTGGAAGCCCTGCTGAGCAGCAAGCAGTACGCCGGCCTGCAAAAGCTGGTCGACGGCGTGAACATCAAAACCGAGCGCAACGAGCTACTGAAAGGCTTCGACACGGTGTTCCTGCGGCTGTTTCCCAACTTCATTGCGCAGTTCAACGCCCTGTTTCGGGCGGAAGACCGGGTGATGCTGGCCGACGACCAACTGCTGACGGCCGAGCTGCGCATCTTCGCCCTCATCCGTTTGGGCATTGCCGACAGCGAGCAAATCAGCCGCATGCTGGGCTATTCCATCAACACGATTTACACCTACAAGACGCGGGTGAAGAACCGCTCGCTGGTGCCGAACGAGGAATTCGAGGCGCGCATCCAGGCCATTGAGGCGGTGTAGCAAAACGGCCGGCAAGGGATACTCTGGGGGCCGCTGATGCGGGCGAATAGGGCAATATCAGGGCAATATTTTGGGTGTCGAAATTTGATATAGTGTGTTGATTTACAGTGTGAATTTCTCTTGATGGGTTGATATTTTCTATATCCGTCTTTGATTAGGTACGGGCGGGAGGGGGAGGCGCTAGCTTTGTTACATTCCCACTCCAACCGATGGCAGCCAGGCCCGACGGCCCTGGTGCTCCGGCGCTTTACTTATGAGAAAATTGCTGCTGGCCTTGGGGCTGCTGACGGCGGCGCGCGGCGGCTACGCCCAGGCCGTCACCCCGCTCACCGCCCGCCTCGACCAGGTGAGCCTGACCGTGGCGCTGGGCGCCGACGGCCGCCCCACCTACGCCGTTTCTTACGGCACGAAATCCGTCATCAAGCCCTCCCGCCTGGGCCTGTCTTTTGCCGATGGTAAGGGCTTCGATGGCCCGCTGGAACTGGCCGGCAGCGACACCAAGGACGTGGACGAAACCTGGCAGCCGGTGTGGGGCGAGGTGAAAACCATTCGCAACCACTACCGGCAGCTCACGGTGCACCTGCGCCAGCCGGCGGCGCCCGGCCGCTTGCTCGACGTGGTGTTTCGGGTGTTTGCCGATGGCGTGGGCTTTCGCTACGAGTTTCCGGCGCAACCCAACCTGGCCTATTTCACGGTGCAGGACGAGCACACCGAGTTCAACCTGCCGGCCAACCACAAGGCCTTCTGGATTCCGGGCGACTACGACTCGAACGAGTACGCCTACACCACCAGCCGCCTGAGCGAGGTGAACACCACGCCCATTGAGGCCATTCAGCAGAAAGCCGACCCCAAGCGGGTGCAGACGCCGCTCATGCTGAAGTCGGACAACGGGCTGTACGTCAACATTCACGAAGCGGCGCTGGTGAACTACCCGGCCATGTTCCTGAACGTGGACACGCAGACCTTCAGCCTCAGCAGCCAGCTGGTGCCCGATGCCACCGGCACTGGCGCCAAGGCCTACCTGCAGGCGCCCGAGCACACGCCTTGGCGCACGGTGGTGGTGGCCGATAACGCCCCGGCCATTCTCTCGTCCAAGCTCATTCTGAACCTGAACGAGCCGAGCAAAGTGGCCGACACGGGCTGGATTCAGCCGCAGAAATTTGTGGGCGTGTGGTGGGAGATGCACGTGAACCGCGCCAGCTGGAACTACGCCGACGTGTCGAACATCAAGCTGGATAACACCGACTGGAACGCCCTCAAGCCCAACGGCCACCACGGCGCCAACACCGCCAACGTGAAGCGCTACATAGATTTCGCGGCCGCGCACCACATCCCCGGCGTGCTGGTGGAAGGCTGGAACGTGGGCTGGGAAGACTGGGCCAATAATTGGAAGGAAAACGTGTTCGATTTCGTGACGCCCTACCCCGATTTCAACGTGGACGAGCTGCAGCGCTACGCCGCCGGTAAGGGCGTGAAAATCATCATGCACCACGAAACCAGCAGCTCCGTGACCAACTACGAGCGCCGGCAGGACGCCGCCTACCGCTTCATGAAACAGCACGGCTACGACGCCGTGAAAACCGGCTACGTGGGTCGCATCATCCCGCGCGGCGAGCACCACGACGGCCAGTGGATGGTGAACCACTACGTGCGCACCGCCCAGCTCACGGCCGATAACAAAATAATGGTGGACATGCACGAGGCCGTGCGCCCCACCGGCCTGCACCGCACCTACCCCAACTGGCTGGCCAATGAAGCCGCCCGCGGCAACGAGTTTAACGCCTGGAGCAGCGGCAACCCGCCCGAGCACGAAACCATCCTGCCCTTCACCCGCCTCATGGGCGGCCCGATGGACTACACGCCCGGCATCTTCCAAATCAAGCTCGACGACTGGAACCCCGCCCGTAACCAGGGCAAGCAGGTGCACACCACCCTGGCCAAGCAGTTGGCCCTGTACGTGACCATGTACTCGCCCCTGCAAATGG
This DNA window, taken from Hymenobacter sp. 5317J-9, encodes the following:
- a CDS encoding 2Fe-2S iron-sulfur cluster-binding protein, which translates into the protein MNHEPNLPPSHDEARRTFLKQSSLLTAVALVPAPVVQAATAELDERVAAAIEKVPLKLEINGKKYKLNVEPRTTLLDLLREQLNLTGTKKGCDYGQCGACTVHVDGQRVNSCLSFAVMHDGKKITTIEGLADGDKLHPMQAAFVKHDGFQCGYCTPGQIMSAVACVREGHADSEAEIREYMSGNICRCGAYTNIVAAIQEVKNGGQKV
- a CDS encoding DUF6377 domain-containing protein; this translates as MKLLILLCGLLLGLWPVTANAQASANDSLLTELNRALARKKTYDGQRLNRIAVLTADFASAEVNDNTRFDLALRIYDEYKAFKYDSAFVYCQKMRRLANRLHDPEKIEVAQLKLAFVLLSSGLFKETFETLDSIDARRLTRPDRQSLYFLKARAYSDLGNFNQDQTYRPAYYAKALAYADTALQFCRPGSYQCLEVQEFRAQKNADLAAGAAVYRQILRLPRLTLHQLAVSASTTAYLYEQAGQPEKAFELLLVSAIADVKSATKETTAIFKLSDYCYRTGDLKNAYAFIREARENATFYKARQRQIEISHVSSIIEGQKINIIESQRKSLKTYAIIMTVLAGVVIAFAVVSALALRRLRKADQLVFAANRELQARNDELHQLNHGLNEANQIKEEYIGYYFHNNSQYIDKLETLKKRVEALLSSKQYAGLQKLVDGVNIKTERNELLKGFDTVFLRLFPNFIAQFNALFRAEDRVMLADDQLLTAELRIFALIRLGIADSEQISRMLGYSINTIYTYKTRVKNRSLVPNEEFEARIQAIEAV
- a CDS encoding glycoside hydrolase family 97 protein; translated protein: MRKLLLALGLLTAARGGYAQAVTPLTARLDQVSLTVALGADGRPTYAVSYGTKSVIKPSRLGLSFADGKGFDGPLELAGSDTKDVDETWQPVWGEVKTIRNHYRQLTVHLRQPAAPGRLLDVVFRVFADGVGFRYEFPAQPNLAYFTVQDEHTEFNLPANHKAFWIPGDYDSNEYAYTTSRLSEVNTTPIEAIQQKADPKRVQTPLMLKSDNGLYVNIHEAALVNYPAMFLNVDTQTFSLSSQLVPDATGTGAKAYLQAPEHTPWRTVVVADNAPAILSSKLILNLNEPSKVADTGWIQPQKFVGVWWEMHVNRASWNYADVSNIKLDNTDWNALKPNGHHGANTANVKRYIDFAAAHHIPGVLVEGWNVGWEDWANNWKENVFDFVTPYPDFNVDELQRYAAGKGVKIIMHHETSSSVTNYERRQDAAYRFMKQHGYDAVKTGYVGRIIPRGEHHDGQWMVNHYVRTAQLTADNKIMVDMHEAVRPTGLHRTYPNWLANEAARGNEFNAWSSGNPPEHETILPFTRLMGGPMDYTPGIFQIKLDDWNPARNQGKQVHTTLAKQLALYVTMYSPLQMAADLPEVYEKHPDAFQFIEDVPVDWDDTRILAAEPGDYLTTVRKAKGKDEWYLGSITDENARKQALKLDFLTPGQRYEAIIYADGSGADWQKNPMAYRISKQTVTSKSALTLQLAPGGGAAISFKPVKK